The following proteins come from a genomic window of Maribacter sp. HTCC2170:
- a CDS encoding purple acid phosphatase family protein gives MVYKHHIRTNGVAFLTAFFISIGVFAQKNDTKILVQPFLQDATPSSIKVVWETSSGEESIVEWGVTPKVKNRTLGNSHSINFSDSRIHEVEINGLKRFSEYYYRVRTEKAISDVYQFKTPPFASDEESFKIVAMSDMQYDHQNPDKFAEMVNEGVLKYLTKEYEGSLPNNLAMVMIPGDLVENGAKYHQWKNHFFNPAEKLFAEVPVYPVPGNHERNSRFYFKYFSLPENGTAAFAEHWYYKDYGNTRIIGLDSNEGYRDISAQLEWLKVLLKKTADESSIDFVFAQLHHPHKSELWIPGEADFAGKVVKQLEEFSTSTGKPSIHFFGHTHGYSRGQSKGHKHLWVNVATAGGAIDNWGEFEGRDYEEFTVTQDEYGFVMVEVDGSKDNPNFTVKRISRGNSKQFRENELRDSITIFKKGSKPNAPKSLSPNSETVKFKGITLKGSEFKSDYKNKFHAASHWQIATSSDFKKPVVDRWKQHENWYYEANRQKDDDLSDELILRLKPNQQYYWRVRYRDQNLNWSDWSGLAKFKTEE, from the coding sequence CACGAAAATTTTGGTTCAGCCTTTTTTGCAGGATGCTACGCCAAGCTCTATTAAAGTGGTTTGGGAAACCTCGTCCGGTGAGGAAAGTATTGTTGAGTGGGGAGTAACCCCAAAGGTAAAGAACAGGACACTGGGCAACTCACATAGTATTAATTTCTCTGATTCAAGGATCCATGAGGTCGAAATCAATGGTTTAAAGCGTTTTTCAGAATATTATTATAGAGTAAGGACCGAGAAAGCAATTTCTGATGTATACCAGTTTAAAACACCTCCTTTCGCTTCCGATGAGGAGTCGTTCAAAATTGTTGCTATGAGCGATATGCAGTACGACCACCAGAACCCAGATAAATTTGCCGAAATGGTGAATGAAGGGGTATTAAAATACCTGACTAAAGAATACGAAGGCAGCCTTCCCAATAATTTGGCGATGGTGATGATACCTGGTGATTTGGTCGAAAACGGTGCAAAATATCACCAATGGAAAAATCATTTTTTCAATCCTGCTGAAAAACTGTTTGCTGAGGTTCCAGTTTACCCAGTTCCTGGAAACCATGAAAGAAATTCTCGCTTTTATTTCAAATATTTTAGTCTTCCGGAAAATGGAACTGCCGCTTTTGCAGAGCATTGGTATTATAAGGATTATGGAAATACCCGCATCATTGGCTTAGACTCAAACGAAGGCTATAGGGACATTTCAGCTCAATTGGAATGGCTAAAAGTCTTGTTGAAAAAAACAGCTGACGAGTCTTCGATTGATTTTGTGTTTGCACAATTGCACCACCCACATAAATCGGAACTATGGATTCCAGGAGAGGCTGATTTTGCAGGAAAAGTGGTCAAGCAATTGGAAGAATTCAGCACTAGTACTGGAAAACCCAGCATTCACTTTTTTGGACATACTCATGGGTATTCCAGGGGACAGTCCAAAGGCCATAAACATTTATGGGTAAATGTAGCCACAGCAGGAGGTGCAATTGATAATTGGGGTGAATTTGAAGGAAGGGATTATGAAGAATTTACAGTTACCCAAGATGAATATGGTTTTGTAATGGTAGAAGTTGATGGATCTAAGGATAACCCAAATTTTACCGTAAAGCGGATAAGTAGGGGTAATTCCAAACAATTTAGGGAGAACGAACTCAGGGATAGCATCACCATTTTTAAGAAGGGTAGCAAACCCAATGCGCCAAAGTCACTTAGTCCTAATAGTGAAACTGTGAAATTCAAGGGCATTACCTTGAAGGGAAGTGAATTCAAAAGTGATTATAAAAATAAATTTCATGCTGCATCGCATTGGCAAATAGCTACTTCAAGCGATTTTAAAAAGCCGGTTGTTGACAGATGGAAACAACATGAGAATTGGTATTACGAAGCTAATCGCCAGAAAGATGATGACCTTTCAGATGAGTTGATTCTTAGATTAAAACCCAATCAGCAATATTATTGGAGAGTTCGTTACAGGGATCAAAATTTGAATTGGAGCGATTGGTCTGGTCTGGCCAAATTCAAGACTGAGGAATAA